Proteins from a single region of Acidobacteriota bacterium:
- a CDS encoding aldolase/citrate lyase family protein, giving the protein MKVNLARKKLLEGGIISGPSLYYPSPEIAEEAVQHGFDFVWIDWQHGAWSESSINASMAPFVHRDTVPLVRPLGPDPAWIGKVLDLGALGVIIPMVETAEQCESIVRAAKFPPRGNRSATGLRTAYHAGHSYFDYTENANDQILTVVMVETPTGVRNVREMMAVPDVDCVLIGPYDLERAVGAESLGGQPTREFRPSEEAEALVREVLKASGETGVAAGYVTNSPSEAEERAAEGFRMVCPGHDITDMIEAFKRMKRCSDGLDRFLP; this is encoded by the coding sequence ATGAAAGTCAATCTGGCTCGCAAGAAGCTGCTTGAAGGGGGCATCATTTCCGGCCCCTCCCTCTACTATCCCTCGCCCGAGATCGCCGAGGAAGCCGTTCAGCACGGATTCGACTTCGTGTGGATCGACTGGCAGCACGGGGCTTGGTCGGAGTCGAGCATCAACGCCTCCATGGCGCCCTTCGTCCACCGGGACACCGTTCCGCTGGTGCGGCCGCTGGGGCCCGATCCGGCCTGGATCGGGAAGGTGCTGGACCTGGGGGCCCTGGGGGTCATCATTCCCATGGTAGAGACGGCCGAGCAGTGCGAGAGCATCGTGCGGGCGGCCAAGTTCCCTCCCAGGGGAAACCGCTCGGCCACCGGTCTGCGGACCGCCTACCACGCCGGCCACAGCTATTTCGACTACACCGAGAACGCCAACGACCAGATCCTGACGGTGGTGATGGTGGAGACGCCCACCGGGGTCCGGAACGTGAGGGAGATGATGGCGGTGCCCGACGTGGACTGCGTGCTGATCGGTCCCTACGACCTGGAGCGGGCGGTGGGGGCCGAATCCCTGGGCGGGCAGCCGACGCGGGAGTTCAGGCCCTCGGAGGAGGCCGAGGCGCTGGTGCGGGAGGTGTTGAAGGCTTCCGGAGAGACCGGTGTGGCCGCGGGATACGTCACCAACAGCCCGAGCGAAGCGGAAGAGCGGGCCGCCGAGGGATTCCGCATGGTCTGCCCCGGCCACGACATCACCGACATGATCGAGGCCTTCAAGCGCATGAAGCGCTGCTCAGACGGGCTCGACCGGTTCCTGCCCTGA
- a CDS encoding phytanoyl-CoA dioxygenase family protein: MNSPDLRVVLEPEIPDYDPELYRYQRVAEGITGFESVSQEEMVLFGQRGYLVVHGAFSTARIEAARQELYRLGTSPRPDCESVYFEGAVRQQLPALKGKSVAAPKGRRFVDLALGHTGRRLPPLDPATRMRFVRKFMGFTREENPALKALAEDPSLIRVAGRILGGKPGLYQDMALIKPPGGREKPWHQDRAYFNLTQTTRILGVWIALDEATPENGCMQVVEGGHRQGPRVHFMRRDWQICDSEVARLPRVAIPMGAGGCLLFDALLPHGTPANRTDRQRWAVQYHYVAPDSRETGDEDRLSVFGSEGKGVTC; this comes from the coding sequence ATGAACAGTCCCGATCTCCGAGTGGTTCTGGAGCCCGAAATACCCGATTACGATCCCGAACTGTACCGATACCAGAGGGTGGCCGAGGGAATCACCGGTTTCGAATCCGTCAGTCAGGAGGAGATGGTCCTCTTTGGGCAACGCGGGTACCTGGTCGTACACGGGGCTTTTTCGACGGCCCGGATTGAGGCGGCCAGGCAGGAGCTCTATCGATTGGGGACCAGCCCGCGGCCGGATTGCGAGTCGGTCTATTTCGAGGGTGCGGTCAGGCAGCAGTTGCCGGCTCTGAAGGGGAAGTCCGTCGCCGCGCCCAAAGGCCGTCGATTCGTCGATCTGGCCCTGGGGCACACCGGGAGACGGCTGCCGCCGCTCGATCCGGCAACCCGGATGCGCTTTGTCCGCAAGTTCATGGGATTCACCCGGGAGGAGAACCCGGCCCTCAAGGCCCTGGCGGAGGATCCCTCTCTCATCCGGGTGGCAGGCCGGATTCTGGGAGGGAAGCCGGGACTCTACCAGGATATGGCGCTGATCAAGCCTCCCGGCGGCAGGGAGAAACCGTGGCACCAGGATCGCGCCTACTTCAACCTCACGCAGACCACCCGCATCCTGGGCGTCTGGATCGCCCTGGACGAGGCTACTCCCGAAAACGGCTGCATGCAGGTGGTCGAGGGGGGGCATCGACAAGGCCCCCGGGTGCACTTCATGAGGCGTGACTGGCAGATCTGCGACAGCGAGGTGGCGCGGCTCCCCCGGGTGGCGATTCCCATGGGGGCCGGCGGGTGCCTGTTGTTCGATGCGCTCCTGCCTCACGGGACTCCCGCCAACCGCACCGACCGGCAGCGCTGGGCCGTGCAGTACCACTACGTGGCGCCGGACAGCCGGGAGACCGGTGACGAGGATCGCCTGTCCGTGTTCGGATCCGAGGGCAAGGGTGTGACCTGCTGA